A DNA window from Vibrio cidicii contains the following coding sequences:
- a CDS encoding YggN family protein, translating into MKKLAVLISMLTTFSVSATQCRVDIKNEIRLDGEAVEIHQQNGDKARVDSQNNLYIHGEKIDLSQDQQAAIESYRENLNAYLPKAKQLAADGLAFANDVIDDVAASLDAPGAFDNVKQAVGKFFAEVESRYYQEGELVLPAESFSSMTQSWREDFQRAQEIFNKEFFASAFEALSSKMKGEGGFNLSALSDSMAELKKKVEEKVKAHSKEVEKQTQDFCDSLDDMAAQEQEMLKKIPELKNYQVFTI; encoded by the coding sequence ATGAAAAAGCTAGCTGTTTTAATCTCCATGCTGACCACGTTCTCGGTTTCTGCGACGCAGTGCCGTGTTGATATAAAAAATGAGATCCGTCTTGATGGCGAAGCGGTGGAAATTCATCAACAAAATGGTGATAAAGCTCGCGTCGATAGCCAAAACAACCTCTATATTCACGGGGAAAAGATCGACCTCAGCCAAGATCAACAAGCCGCTATCGAATCTTATCGTGAAAACCTCAACGCCTATCTGCCAAAAGCAAAGCAATTAGCTGCCGATGGATTAGCGTTTGCCAATGATGTGATTGATGACGTCGCAGCCAGTTTGGATGCGCCTGGCGCTTTTGATAACGTCAAACAGGCGGTGGGAAAGTTCTTCGCCGAGGTTGAATCGCGTTATTACCAAGAGGGCGAGTTGGTTCTGCCGGCGGAGAGTTTCTCTTCGATGACCCAATCTTGGCGAGAGGATTTTCAGCGCGCTCAAGAGATTTTCAATAAAGAGTTTTTTGCCAGCGCCTTTGAGGCTCTTTCGAGCAAAATGAAAGGCGAGGGTGGCTTTAACCTCTCAGCGCTCTCCGACAGCATGGCTGAGCTTAAGAAAAAGGTCGAAGAGAAGGTAAAAGCGCATAGCAAAGAGGTGGAAAAGCAGACACAAGATTTCTGTGACTCACTGGATGACATGGCGGCGCAAGAGCAAGAGATGCTGAAAAAAATCCCAGAACTGAAGAACTATCAAGTCTTTACTATTTAA